CCCACCACCATATGAAGGTGTGTCTGGTAGTCCCTTTTAAGAGAGATGAATTTTCTTGGTTGAAATCATTTCTTATGAAAATGTTGATTTGATGTCAAAACTCAAAACTGTGTTTGATGGTGTATGGAGGTACGTGTTACTATGTGTATGGTAGTTTCTTTTGTTATCGTTGTGTTGCTTTTACATTGATAGCACTTCTCAACAAATGGTGGAAGCATCTTTTCCACTTATTTGGCATTCTATAGTTGTGTCCAAAAGGCACTTGATCACAACATTTTGTTTCAGACTGGAACTGGTTTCGGCTCCAGAATTTGGACTTGGGCCTCACCACAACTCAAACTAGATGTGGGTTTACATATGGACCCAAACTCGACATGATCAATTCCAGTTATATGTTGTTCACATTGATTTGACCGATGTATATATTGGCTTTAGTTTGCTGTGGTCTAAATGAAGGGTCAATGTGTCTAGTCGATTCCATTTTGAATCTTTTTAGGTTCAATCTGGTGGATTGCATTTTTCTTAGACCTGGAAATCCAAAATTCAGCTGGGAAACAGGTCTTTTGTCTTATTTTAAGAGAGCAACCTAGATCATAGTTCTAGATTTCTAGCTTGAGGTGGTTCCAAACAAATCCAAAACTATCTGATCTGCTTGCAACCATGTTTTCCCTAAagcaatgaaaaaagaaaaaaaaatcattttgacATAGCTTAGTTGCATATTGAATCCAGAGATAATTGGgggttccttttttttaatgagaaGCCTTTTTTGTTGAGTGCCTCCAAGGATTatttttatatcaattttacttcaatttttttaaaatgctTGATTCAAGAAGTGCCAAAAACATTCATCATGAGAAAGTTGTCCAGTATATGtaatatgtataaatcataacagATTATGCGTGTTCACCTAAAGTGCTAATTATTCATATGTTTTAGTTCATACTATTTCGGGAATAATTGGTGGGTATGTGCATCATGATGgctaaagatatttctattcaTTGCTATGTTGGTCAGTCATGTTTTTCTGATCTACGATTTGCTACAGGATGCTTCCTAATGCCTTTGTTATGTATTATTTTGTGCTTCACATCCCTATTCTGTGTTATTTTGAATTGCTTTGTACAGTAAGTGTTTGCTGTTAATTTTATTAGAACTCCTATTTGTTTTGCTGGAAGTGAGTGTGTTGCTTCATTTTGGATTTGTCACTGTAATGTTTGTTTATGTGTTTTTCTGTATGAGAACTGCCTCGTTGCTTATTTCTcatacttctttctttttttccttctttttcttgttatttATTTCTCTGGAATTTAGATAGACATGCAATGAAACCAGCAATTGTATTTTGGCTTCAGCCTGATATCTATATTgcaagaaacccttcttcatttttttttggcacCTGTTTCACATCAACTTCTTGATTATCATTTGGAATTCTGTCCTGCTTGTTTCTATTATCACTATTGTTATCACCCATGATGAAAATCTTTCATATTGAAATTCCATTTGAGCCATACTCCATGGCTGGGTTTGAATTTAGATTCTTATTCTGCGACTCTTGTTGGCATTTCTACTTTTTCCCTCCTTTCCATATATCTATACTTCGTCCTCCAAATGCTTCTGGCTTCTGTGCTTCCTTCACAGTTGCCTTGCAAGCTTCTTTGAGATATAGAAGATGCCAAGGCCAAGTGCCACTGCAGCTGCCAAGCCCGATGAATCGGTAAAGCAAGCAGAACTTGTTGAACCAGTCGAACCTGAAGAACAGGTGGATCTTGATGAAGCTGAGGAGACAATGGAAGAAGAGGTTTATGAAGAAGTTGAGGAGGAAGTGGAAGAGGAAGTagtagaggaggaagaggctgaTGAAGAAGCAACTGCTGCTGCTAATGGAGCAGATGCTGATACAAACCTTGGTGGTGGTGATGACATGAAAGATCCTAAACAGAAGGATGAGGATGAAAGTGAGAAGCATGCAGAGCTTCTTGCTCTCCCTCCTCATGGTTCTGAAGTTTATGTTGGTGGTATCCCTAATGATGCATCTGAAGAGGACCTGAAGAGCTTTTGCGAATCAATTGGGGAGGTCACAGAGGTGTGCTTTTTGTCTCCCTATTAGTGCCAGCATATATTCACAGTTTATTTAACTTGTATATTCATGTTGTCTTATGGTGATGACAACAGGTTAGGATGATGAAGGGGAAGGATGAGAACAAGAATTATGCCTTTGTTACTTTCAGAACAAAGGAGTTAGCTTTAATGGCCATTAAAGATCTAAATAATACTGACTTTAAGGTAGATCCTTCTTAGCTTTTATGTGCTGTGACATCTATGTTGCTCTGACCATTTTTATATGAATACATTGACAAGTTATCATATACAGAAGCGATTTTTTTTAGAGATGGTTGCAAAGGATCGATGTAAAGGTCATTTATATGCCTCCACTGTTCGACCTTGAACATGTGGATGCCAATGAAACTGTAGTAAATATATGTCATATTACAACCATTTCCTTTAATCTTGTATTATTAGtatgtcaaaagattttttttttgtacattaTAAATGTGAATTGTGCAACTTTATACGATCAAAAGGGAATAGTGTTTTTGTTGCACTGTTCATCTTATATTTTTCTGATTATTTGTAAATCCTGACTTTTATCTTTGTTTCTTGAACTCAATGGAAAAGGAAGGCAGACATTCTGTtctaaattttaagaaaaagcagctttttttttttagtttcatTTTATTGAATATAGATCCTTTACTGAAATTTGTAGAAAGGTCAGAGGGGCAGGCTTCTGCCATTGAATGTGCTTATTTTTCGAGGACAGCCATTGATGGTTTAGTCTGATTGAACTGATAGTTTTTAACCTAAGTAAAAGAATAAAGTGGGGCAGACGTTCAGAAATTTAAATTTAGATGATGTGGCCATTATACTAGATTTTGTTGGTATTGGCCTCTGCTTCTACCATACACTATTGATGCCTTTGTTTGCATGCATTGTCTCAGCGAAAGAACGTTAAGTGTTCGACATCTCAAGGAAGGAATAGGTTGTTTATTGGCAATGTTCCTCGAAATTGGGTGGAGGACGATATGAAGAAAGCTGTGACACAGATTGGTCCTGGGGTCATTAAAGTGGACTTAATGAAGGTAGTgcccccttcttttcttttctccttcttgAAACAAATGAGTATACACGTGCACACACTCACCGTTAAATTCTGGTGGCCCTGCAGAAGGAAAATTCATTTTTACATGAGCCTTTCATTTTGTCATCTATTTGGCTGATTGACCTGTGGGTTTTGAGTTGTAATTTTTTCTGCTGTTACAGGATCCACAAAACTCAAGCCGCAATCGTGGATTTGCCTTCATTGAATACTACAACCATGCATGTGCAGAATACTCGAGAAAGAAGATGTCAACTCCAAAATTTAAGTTAGACTCGAATGCTCCTACTGTGAGCTGGGCTGATCCAAAGAGTGGCGATTCCGCTTCGACTTCTCAGgtttattgtaaactttctCGAGTTTTTAGTATGCTATTCCTTCGTTTATAATGTTCCAGGTAATTTGTTTTGCATTTCTTCTGATACATGCTCTCTGTTGATTTTTCTACAGGTTAAGGCACTTTATGTGAAAAATTTGCCCAAGACTGTGACCCAAGATCAGTTTAAAAAGCTCTTTGAACACCATGGAGAAATTACAAAAGTAGTTCTGCCTCCTGCCAAGTCTGGTCATGAGAATAGATTTGGTTTTGTACATTTCGCAGAGAGATCAATGGCCATGAAAGCACTCAAGAACACTGAGAGATATGAAATTGATGGTGGTTTTTATTCTAAGAAGATTTGCAATGTCTTGCCATGCATTGTTTGTTTTTTAATTCTAATGTAGCTTATCGGGGTCATTCTTTTTTATGTTAACAGGACAAGTTCTGGAGTGTTCCCTTGCGAAGCCTCCAGCTGATAATAAAGGTGAAACAAGTTCTAATGCCAAAAAAAGTGCTCTAATACCCAATTATCCTGTTGGATATGGTGTGATGTGGAGTCCCTATGGTGCTCTACCTGGTTTTGGGCAGGTATGTTTGTTTTCCAGTCATCTTAAGTTCAGATAAATTTTCCATGCAGCCTTTGCATGCTcacatgcatttatttatttatttttttgctcaAATTGCTGTCACTGTTCTGCTTCCGAGTGAGAGCTTCTTGTGTCCTTCCAGCCTTCGATCTATGGAAGGGGAGCAGCTCCTGGCATGGCAATGATGCCAATGATCTTACCTGATGGTCGTCTGGCGTATGTCCTGTAAGTGGAAGTGTCAGGCTTCGTTTGACAAGCTTTACCGTTGCTATAGAAGTTACTTTAAGCAGATGAGTGATAATATTCTGCATGATTTGACACTGATATATGAATGCGGCAACATAATCGATCAAATTCTATTTGTAGATTAATGTAATTGGTTGCCTTTCTGATGTCAGTAAATGTCAGCTTTTTGGTTGCCTTAACAATTAAACCTCATAATGACACTAGATTTAAATATTGTGCAGCCAGCAGCCTGGATCACCTGCAGTTGCAACGCAGCTAGGGGTTGGTCGGAGCAGTGGATCTAGTGGGAGTTGGCAAAGCAATGATGGTAACCGTGGACGTAGGTACAAGCCATATTGATCCACCTGGCCTATCAATTGTGGATGCTGACCGGACCAGCACCATCCTATTTTTCCTTGTCATAGAACAGGGACTCTCGGAGTAAACAGGTTCTGTGGTCTATGACTTTGTTTCAAACATTTTGATGAGTATCTGAGGAATTAGTCCGGAGAAGAAGGAATTAGTTCCTTCATTCTGCGATATCCTTTTCAATTTGCTGAATAGTAAGTCCTTGTGGGAAATAACATGTATCTAGACattctgaaaggcagagattggaaacattttttattttaaatcatgATGTTTTTGTTCTTGGTGAGCAATTGGATGCTAGATCTCAAATGTGCTGGATCCATGTTAGCATAATCTTGGATATGCTAGGTCTTTTTCAGTTTCAATTAGCCATCATTTCTCTACCACATCCAGTCTATAATCCCTAAATGGTTGATCTGGTGTTGATGGAAATCCTTTTTATCCCAAGCTTGAAGGTATTGCTTCCACATGGAAATTAAATGGTATGTGACTCttggaaaattttgatttaccTGGTATTTATTTTTGGTAGTCTAGTGAGTAGTTTGAAAGGTTTGTTATGACAGGGAAATAACGTTCCGTGGGAGCTTTATGTTCCTCAACACTGCATCATGGTCTAATCTGCTGCCAAGCATGGACAATGAAGAGCGGATGATGGAAACCTCAGCGCTCAAGAAATTTAGCTTAAGCTACATGGCATGAGAATTGTggctgtaatttttttttaaaaaaaattataacgtTATAGAGGTAGCAATGAGTTTGGGTTAAAAATTTACCGATTCAAACTTGAGCTATTTATTAAACTGgtcaaaaattcagatttgagatttatttattaaataggtaatcATATTCGACTCGTAtgatctgtttattaaacatatcAAAGTCTGGTTAAATAGGTTAGGTAGATTTTTAAAAAACTAAACGAATTCAAATaggttaaatatattttatataggtTAAACAGGATGAAATGAATTGAACGGATCAAAGGTCTAAATTTAAACAAGTTTAGATCAGTTCGACTCTTCTTAGATTCGGACCTATTTATGTCAAACCTAAATCTTTTTGAAGTAGATTGTTTGTAGGTTGGGTTGATAGATCGGATCATAAATTGCCACCCAAAACTTTATAAACTAGTTATAAACATCATTATTTACTCcatcacttgaaactttgaatCATTCTATTAAAATGATCGTTGTCATAATGTGTTGCAGCAAGAAATAACAGAAAATAATGGGAAAATATCTGCATTGCTGTTAAAATCACTCTTTGTCTAATTTATTACTGTTTCTGGAGGTATAaatattttggataaaaaagtgatataaaatttgaattttaaaataaatattttgtagAAAAATCACGAACATCAACTaacaaataaatattataatcgGGATAGCAATCAAATGGCAGTTGTTATTGAAATGCTATATTCATATGCATGCCATAATAAAACCATTCTGGAACCGTCGCTTTTAGGACGTAAAAATCTAGCTTTACGCGATCAATCGACATCAGCATTATGGATCCCATGCCGATCCACGTCATATTTAGGATCCACTTCAAGATTTGGAAAAAATATACTGGTGCTCTGCCGAAGGGCTGATGTTAAATTCTAAGTTTTACCCTATCAGATCAGTTAGAGCGGCAGTATTTGTTCCATTCTCATTTCAGGAGAGTTCATTTCGTGTCGCCTTGTCTTTCCATTCCTGGAGACCTAGCAGCTATAGATCATCTTcgccttttctttcccttcatgGAGACTTGATTTTTGGCCAAGATGATCTAAAATCGATAAATAGAAGCTACTTAGCTTTTTTGACCGCTTGTCCCCAGGCTTCCCGCCGCATCATTTTAGGACTCATTTGGGAATAAAGAAGAGATACCAGATAGTAGCTTTTCTATGAAAATAagattttgatattatatagaaaaaaatttcatatgGGATGTAAAAAAGTTCAAGTCCCATCAGCTGAAAATTGGagtaattttttatttcaaaagtGCCTTTTAAGTTTTTAGATGGAATAGAATaagatctttttctttattaatagcataacaagtattttatattttttttagaaaagtagaCCAAGCATAAGCTACTCTGGATGCTGGAATGTGCTACTTTTATATGGTCAATTAAATATGCAAAAGTTACTTTCACAAGCAGCATATACTCAGACATCAGCTTTCTATATAAAACATtctagtaaattttttttttcttctgcgaACCAAACAAATCCTCAGTAAATATTTAGCCTAATCTCTCTTAGCTGCTGCTATCTTGCTAGTTATATCCGAGGCTTGTGCACCGCAATTTTGAATCATACAAAGGTGATAGACCAGCTCCGAAACTGCTAAACCCTCCCAAGTTTGACCGGTTGCAATGCAAGATTCAGTCTTACATCTTTGCGAGAGCATGCATCCAGTAAATCACAATCAAGCAAATATGATGTGATACTATTGTTTTTAATTTGCGGA
This is a stretch of genomic DNA from Phoenix dactylifera cultivar Barhee BC4 chromosome 9, palm_55x_up_171113_PBpolish2nd_filt_p, whole genome shotgun sequence. It encodes these proteins:
- the LOC103709589 gene encoding heterogeneous nuclear ribonucleoprotein Q-like, with protein sequence MPRPSATAAAKPDESVKQAELVEPVEPEEQVDLDEAEETMEEEVYEEVEEEVEEEVVEEEEADEEATAAANGADADTNLGGGDDMKDPKQKDEDESEKHAELLALPPHGSEVYVGGIPNDASEEDLKSFCESIGEVTEVRMMKGKDENKNYAFVTFRTKELALMAIKDLNNTDFKRKNVKCSTSQGRNRLFIGNVPRNWVEDDMKKAVTQIGPGVIKVDLMKDPQNSSRNRGFAFIEYYNHACAEYSRKKMSTPKFKLDSNAPTVSWADPKSGDSASTSQVKALYVKNLPKTVTQDQFKKLFEHHGEITKVVLPPAKSGHENRFGFVHFAERSMAMKALKNTERYEIDGQVLECSLAKPPADNKGETSSNAKKSALIPNYPVGYGVMWSPYGALPGFGQPSIYGRGAAPGMAMMPMILPDGRLAYVLQQPGSPAVATQLGVGRSSGSSGSWQSNDGNRGRRYKPY